One part of the Phragmites australis chromosome 3, lpPhrAust1.1, whole genome shotgun sequence genome encodes these proteins:
- the LOC133910450 gene encoding uncharacterized protein LOC133910450 — MVHQACRVESDFTTKCKDCKLDNILASPIVLLNKFRSHVVGLYVQSFGSHGKLDNGGTEEVDLRGKNSTLSMVKQFHEASSWLKAQVVKSNERISSGIQRLAVDCQVVYKIEWLQGTRDPGGFKLDNDEIGLRTTDWVELSTNWCVNQVFVYWDHDIYIDVPLEVVHLSDEYWNHVVSHIINEYRCGRTPNPDVLCNTRIKFGAFLEAIEKLGFDYIASGHYAHVIHPSVENTEAPSVLQLSKDKVKDQTYFLSHLSQSQLRRLIFPLGCITKDEVRRLAAQMGLPNQGRKDSQGMCFLGKVKFSEFVERHIREMEGVILEAESGDYLGKHRGFWFYTIGQRQGLRLPGGPWYVVEKDVQNNVVLVSRNYYSLDKRRRAFRVGSLNWFNNSGPANNEQLKCKVRHSPEFHGCTVTKEHTGENDVLVVHLSEDDQGLAAGQYAAFYCENSCLVSGIILDSWDEMSFPVCSRALEIAKLEDKLSLGKPVRTSLIGASTSRLFLFHCIEHDKRRLKKLSSQILCISIFIYKFINV; from the exons ATGGTTCATCAAGCATGTAGAGTTGAATCAGATTTCACAACAAAGTGCAAGGATTGCAAATTGGATAATATCTTGGCATCACCCATTGTTTTGTTGAACAAGTTCAGATCTCATGTTGTTGGGCTATATGTGCAATCATTTGGTTCTCATGGGAAGTTGGACAATGGCGGCACTGAGGAAGTGGATCTACGAGGTAAAAACTCTACTCTTTCCATGGTAAAGCAGTTCCATGAAGCTTCTTCTTGGCTGAAAGCACAGGTGGTGAAGAGCAACGAGCGTATCAGCAGTGGCATTCAGAGGCTTGCAGTGGATTGTCAGGTTGTCTACAAAATTGAATGGTTGCAAGGGACCAGGGACCCTGGTGGTTTCAAGCTCGACAATGATGAGATCGGCTTGAGG ACTACCGATTGGGTTGAATTGAGTACTAATTGGTGTGTGAATCAAGTGTTTGTCTACTGGGATCATGACATATAT ATTGATGTACCATTGGAGGTGGTCCATCTATCCGATGAGTATTGGAACCATGTG GTATCTCATATCATCAATGAGTATCGCTGTGGTCGTACGCCGAACCCTGATGTTCTTTGCAACACGAGAATAAAGTTTG GGGCTTTCTTAGAAGCTATTGAAAAATTGGGATTTGACTACATAGCTTCAGGACATTATGCCCATGTAATCCATCCTTCCGTTGAAAATACGGAAGCGCCATCAGTACTACAATTATCAAAGGATAAG GTCAAGGATCAGACCTATTTCCTCTCGCATCTATCTCAATCTCAGCTTAGAAGGCTTATTTTCCCACTAGGATGTATTACAAAG GATGAGGTGCGCAGACTGGCTGCTCAAATGGGCCTTCCTAACCAAGGTAGAAAGGACTCACAAGGGATGTGCTTTCTTGGAAAG GTCAAGTTTAGTGAGTTTGTTGAAAGACATATAAGAGAGATGGAGGGGGTCATACTGGAAGCTGAGTCTGGAGACTACCTAGGGAAACACCGTGGGTTTTGGTTCTATACAATTGGTCAGCGGCAAGGATTGCGGCTTCCTGGAGGACCTTG GTACGTGGTTGAGAAAGATGTTCAAAACAATGTGGTTCTTGTATCAAGGAATTACTATTCGCTGGATAAAAGGAGGCGCGCATTTCGTGTTGGATCACTAAATTGGTTTAACAATTCTGGACCTGCAAACAACGAGCAACTTAAATGCAAG GTGCGACATAGCCCTGAATTTCATGGTTGCACTGTGACAAAAGAGCATACAGGAGAAAATGATGTTTTGGTTGTGCATCTGTCTGAAGACGACCAGGGCTTAGCAGCTGGTCAGTATGCAGCGTTCTACTGTGAAAATTCATGCCTCGTATCAGGCATAATTTTGGATTCGTGGGACGAAATGAGCTTCCCTGTTTGCTCAAGGGCACTCGAAATTGCTAAACTGGAGGACAAGTTGAGCCTAGGGAAGCCAGTAAGaactagtctgattggcgcATCTACGTCGCGTCTGTTTTTATTTCATTGTATAGAGCATgataaaagaagattaaaaaaattaagttcacaaattttgtgcatttcaatatttatttataaatttatcaatgtttaa
- the LOC133911706 gene encoding uncharacterized protein LOC133911706, which translates to MEFMEPKDIDWSRVVSRYVRDETYEGIVAPRWADLTDPNAGRAGIDDEAWFCRPDCRHPKTAEDFLKLSPSPKGKLLRSASAMLPFGERDANATNLRDGNNNLKWRGAGGAVATFTSPKPKAAPKKRFQEDSENQDPALATPPPPQPPAPSRPPFGAPRWTKNAKEAIKSSAEKQPHNAEKEALLGKHAAPRQLKSTLSARNLFSGRDILGQISDFYDELKRMVGGGAGRPVTDTQEEHSSSPMNGDAVEKVACDNGAVDPVPLETVKEVARQEIEQKSPSPMNGKVGLKVEAGKQKSPSVLKEVKATPPTPQRFPSPSANRVKNVKAGGMATTGSPLKKPLKEKGTPSKNMESKRSAKRQPFGVKDMNDTRACDAEGGSSSMFWFLKPCTFLVE; encoded by the exons ATGGAGTTTATGGAGCCCAAGGACATCGACTGGAGCAGGGTGGTGTCCCGGTACGTGCGCGACGAGACCTACGAGGGCATCGTGGCCCCGCGCTGGGCCGACCTCACCGACCCCAACGCCGGCCGCGCCGGCATCGACGACGAAGCCTGGTTCTGCCGCCCCG ATTGCCGGCACCCGAAGACGGCCGAGGATTTCCTCAAGCTAAGCCCCAGCCCCAAG GGCAAGCTGCTGCGATCAGCGTCGGCCATGCTGCCGTTCGGCGAGAGGGACGCCAACGCCACCAACCTCAG AGACGGCAATAACAATCTGAAGTGGCGGGGCGCTGGCGGCGCCGTTGCCACCTTCACGTCGCCCAAGCCAAAGGCAGCGCCCAAGAAGAGGTTCCAGGAGGACAGCGAGAACCAGGACCCTGCGCTGGCCACGCCGCCTCCGCCCCAGCCACCAGCGCCAAGTAGGCCGCCGTTCGGTGCCCCACGGTGGACCAAGAATGCCAAGGAGGCCATCAAGTCCAGTGCGGAGAAGCAGCCACACAATGCAGAGAAGGAGGCGCTGCTCGGCAAGCACGCCGCGCCGAGGCAGCTCAAGAGCACCCTCTCGGCAAGGAACCTCTTCTCCGGGAGGGATATACTTGGCCAGATATCGGATTTCTACGATGAGCTCAAGCGGATGGTCGGTGGCGGCGCCGGCCGGCCTGTCACAGACACCCAGGAGGAACACAGCTCAAGCCCAAT GAATGGCGATGCAGTGGAGAAGGTGGCTTGTGACAATGGCGCTGTTGATCCGGTTCCCTTGGAGACCGTGAAGGAGGTGGCAAGACAAGAAATAGAGCAAAAGAGTCCAAGCCCAAT GAATGGAAAGGTGGGGTTGAAGGTAGAAGCAGGGAAGCAAAAGTCACCATCTGTATTGAAGGAGGTGAAGGCAACACCGCCGACTCCACAGCGGTTTCCATCCCCATCGGCGAACCGCGTCAAGAATGTTAAAGCAGGAGGGATGGCAACGACAGGctcaccgctcaagaagccactGAAG GAGAAGGGGACACCTAGTAAGAATATGGAGAGCAAAAGATCCGCCAAGAGGCAACCTTTTGGGGTTAAGGATATGAATGATACAAGAGCTTGTGATGCAGAAGGGGGCTCCAGTAGCATGTTTTGGTTCTTGAAGCCCTGCACTTTCCTTGTGGAGTAG
- the LOC133910914 gene encoding uncharacterized protein LOC133910914: protein MRASVAGHASTALPSSPYIYAAPIRLLGREDSIIATAGDFTLRTIPQMIALTTNLSEATPAHCSIECLPNSSRSGFLHGSLAMGAMPGRAVVVVKRLPAIGRDGAAHVDYVFSLTFGVNKGGVCCVRFVEDVHYTALIEQAHSSVTSLAEQPTCPACLERLDQDPGACISILLT, encoded by the exons ATGCGGGCTAGCGTCGCTGGGCATGCCTCCACCGCGTTGCCCTCGTCGCCCTACATCTACGCAGCGCCCATCCGGCTGCTCGGCCGGGAGGATAGCATCATTGCCACCGCGGGGGACTTCACGCTCCGCACCATCCCGCAGATGATCGCTCTCACCACCAACCTCTCCGAGGCGACGCCCGCCCACTGCTCGATTGAATGCCTCCCCAACAGCAGTCGCAGTGGCTTCCTTCATGGAAGCCTCGCCATGGGCGCGATGCCGGGGCGTGCAGTGGTGGTCGTGAAGCGGCTCCCAGCCATCGGACGCGACGGTGCTGCGCACGTCGACTACGTCTTCTCCCTCACTTTCGGCGTGAACAAGGGGGGTGTTTGCTGTGTCCGTTTTGTGGAAGATGTGCACTACACTGCATTGATCGAGCAGGCACATAGCTCAGTTACGAGCTTGGCTGAGCAACCTACATGTCCAGCATGTCTTGAACGACTTGATCAAGATCCTGGAG CATGCATCTCCATTTTGTTGACATGA
- the LOC133911707 gene encoding uncharacterized protein LOC133911707, translating to MLTIRSTKCPLAFGGVAGALVVLVTAVHVFMVPILPSSFDYFGARGSVGRPRNVLPGVGVVDSRLRGQFPSDSYGAVVFRGAPWKADIGRWLAGCRANSSSVNVTEAIGAKQCQKDCNGRGVCNYELGECRCFHGYSGKGCEEVVKLECNLPSSPEWPVGRWIVSICPAHCDTTRAMCFCGPGTKYPDRPVAEACGFKTIPPAKPDDPKLIDWKAPDLENIFTTNSSKPGWCNVVPEDAYSSKVKFKQECDCKYDGLWGQFCETRVECSCINQCSGRGHCRGGFCQCDSGYFGIDCSIPSAYSLAYGWPSWLQPPMNLPDLKNLSNIPINVKVVVQKKRPLIYVYDLPAEFDSHLLEGRHFKFQCVNRIYDDKNRTIWTQQLYGAQMALYESILSSPHRTLNGDEADYFYVPVLDSCLITRSDDAPHLLMPRDLRLRSYHTLEYYKMAYDHIAQRYPYWNRTSGRDHIWFFSWDEGACYAPREIWNSMMLVHWGNTNTKHNNSTTAYWADNWDDIPLDRRGNHPCFDPKKDLVLPAWKEPDPGAIWLKLWARPRINRTTLFYFNGNLGPAYEGGRPEDTYSMGIRQKLAAEFGSTPNKQGILGRQHTANVTVTHLRTGKYYEELASSVFCGVFPGDGWSGRMEDSMLQGCIPVIIQDGIFLPYENILNYNSFAVRIQEDDIPNLIRILRGINETQLEFMLGNVRQMWQRFFYRDSILLEAQRQKRFSNEAPWSVEVSKLDDNDDVFATFIQVLHYKLYNDPWRQGLRQTKETGLPNICSKAS from the exons ATGCTCACAATCCGTTCGACGAAATGCCCTTTGGCATTTGGGGGCGTGGCCGGCGCCCTGGTGGTGCTTGTCACCGCTGTCCATGTGTTCATGGTGCCAATCCTTCCGTCTTCGTTCGATTACTTCGGTGCACGCGGCAGCGTCGGCCGGCCAAGGAATGTTCTCCCTGGCGTTGGGGTGGTGGACTCGCGTCTCAGGGGGCAGTTCCCTTCTGATTCATATGGCGCTGTGGTGTTCCGTGGCGCACCATGGAAGGCTGACATTGGGAGGTGGCTTGCTGGATGCCGTGCTAATTCTTCGTCTGTCAATGTTACTGAG GCTATAGGTGCAAAGCAGTGCCAGAAAGACTGCAATGGACGTGGCGTGTGCAACTATGAGCTGGGAGAGTGCCGATGCTTTCATGGATATTCTG GGAAAGGATGTGAAGAAGTTGTGAAGTTGGAATGCAACCTCCCAAGTTCCCCAGAATGGCCTGTAGGGCGATGGATAGTTTCCATATGTCCAGCTCACTGTGACACGACCAGGGCAATGTGCTTTTGTGGACCAGGAACGAAATACCCAGATCGGCCTGTAGCAGAAGCTTGTGGTTTTAAAACAAT CCCACCTGCAAAACCTGATGATCCAAAGCTTATCGATTGGAAAGCACCAGACCTGGAAAATATATTCACAACAAACAGCAGTAAGCCAGGATGGTGTAATGTGGTTCCTGAGGATGCATATTCTTCCAAAGTAAAGTTTAAACAAGAATGTGACTGCAAATATGATGGTCTCTGGGGGCAGTTCTGTGAGACACGTGTTGAATGCAGCTGCATTAACCAGTGCTCTGGTCGCGGTCATTGCCGTGGTGGTTTCTGCCAG TGTGACAGTGGATATTTTGGGATTGATTGCAGCATCCCATCAGCGTATTCGCTTGCATATGGATGGCCCTCATGGCTCCAACCACCAATGAATTTACCAGACCTGAAAAACTTGAGCAATATCCCCATCAATGTTAAGGTTGTTGTTCAGAAAAAAAGACcacttatatatgtatatgactTGCCAGCTGAGTTTGACAGTCATCTTCTTGAA GGACGACATTTCAAGTTTCAATGTGTGAACAGAATATACGATGACAAGAACAGAACTATATGGACCCAACAACTGTATGGTGCTCAG ATGGCACTCTATGAGAGCATTCTTTCTAGCCCTCATCGCACGCTTAATGGGGATGAAGCTGATTATTTCTATGTGCCAGTCCTTGATTCATGTCTAATAACTAGGTCTGATGATGCCCCACATCTGCTGATGCCG AGGGACCTCCGCCTCAGGAGCTACCATACTCTGGAGTACTATAAGATGGCTTATGATCACATAGCTCAACGGTATCCTTACTGGAATCGCACTTCTGGAAGAGACCATATCTGG TTCTTTTCCTGGGATGAAGGTGCCTGCTATGCTCCGAGAGAGATCTGGAACAGCATGATGCTTGTCCACTGGGGAAACACGAACACGAAACATAATAATTCAACAACCGCTTATTGGGCGGACAACTGGGATGATATTCCCTTGGATAGAAGAGGCAACCATCCATGTTTTGATCCAAAAAAGGATCTTGTGCTTCCAGCATGGAAGGAACCTGACCCAGGGGCCATATGGTTAAAACTATGGGCAAG GCCAAGGATCAACCGTACAACACTATTCTATTTCAATGGTAATCTAGGTCCTGCCTACGAAGGAGGCCGCCCAGAAGACAC ATATAGCATGGGGATTCGTCAAAAGCTAGCAGCTGAATTTGGTTCCACGCCAAACAAGCAGGGAATCCTTGGAAGGCAGCATACAGCCAATGTGACTGTTACCCATTTACGAACTGGAAAATATTACGAGGAACTAGCAAGCTCCGTTTTCTGTGGTGTCTTTCCAGGGGATGGCTGGAGTGGGCGCATGGAAGACAGCATGCTTCAAGGATGCATTCCTGTCATAATTCAG GATGGAATTTTTCTTCCCTATGAGAATATTCTTAACTACAACAGTTTTGCAGTCCGCATACAAGAAGATGACATCCCAAACCTCATTAGAATACTTAGA GGAATAAACGAAACACAATTAGAGTTTATGTTGGGAAATGTGCGCCAGATGTGGCAGAGGTTTTTCTATCGTGACTCTATATTGCTAGAGGCACAGAGACAGAAAAGGTTCTCCAACGAGGCACCCTGGTCAGTTGAGGTCTCAAAACTAGACGACAATGATGATGTCTTTGCCACTTTTATACAG GTATTGCATTACAAACTATACAATGACCCTTGGCGGCAAGGTCTCCGGCAAACAAAGGAAACTGGGTTGCCAAACATCTGCTCAAAAGCTTCCTGA
- the LOC133911708 gene encoding adenylosuccinate synthetase 1, chloroplastic, with product MPLSTLSHPAAAAAGSGKSFSPASPAAQSVRLPRTRLPAPAAVSAAAATVQAGSAEDRVSALSQVSGVLGSQWGDEGKGKLVDVLAPRFDIVARCQGGANAGHTIYNSEGKKFALHLVPSGILHEGTVCVVGNGAVIHVPGFFGEIDGLESNGVRCNGRILVSDRAHLLFDLHQIVDGLREAELEDSFIGTTKRGIGPCYSSKVTRNGLRVCDLRHMDTFGDKLDVLLKDAALRFQGLKYSKSMFKEEVERYKRFAERLEPFIADTVHVLNESIQQKKKILVEGGQATMLDIDFGTYPFVTSSSPSAGGICTGLGIAPRVIGDLIGVVKAYTSRVGSGPFPTELFGEEGDLLRKAGMEFGTTTGRPRRCGWLDIVALKYCCQINGFSSLNLTKLDVLSGLSEIKFGVSYNQIDGQKLQSFPGDLDNLEQVQVKYEVLPGWQSDISSVRSYNELPQAARLYVERIEELVGVPVHYIGVGPRRDALIYK from the exons ATGCCACTCTCCACTCTTAGCcacccggccgccgccgccgccgggagcGGGAAATCCTTCTCCCCTGCTTCCCCGGCGGCGCAGTCAGTACGTCTGCCCAGGACACGCCTCCCTGcccccgccgccgtgtccgccgCGGCCGCGACTGTTCAGGCGGGTTCCGCGGAGGATAGGGTCTCAGCGCTGAGTCAGGTCTCCGGAGTTCTGGGATCGCAGTGGGGCGACGAGGGGAAGGGCAAGCTCGTCGACGTGCTCGCCCCCCGCTTCGACATCGTCGCGCGTTGCCAG GGTGGAGCTAATGCTGGACACACCATCTACAACTCTGAAGGCAAGAAATTTGCCCTTCATCTTGTTCCATCTGGTATTCTCCACGAAGGGACAGTTTGTGTCGTTGGCAACGGAGCAGTGATCCATGTTCCAGGGTTCTTCGGCGAAATTGATGGTCTTGAGTCCAATGGAGTCCGTTGCAATGGAAGGATACTGGTCTCTGATCGGGCACATCTGCTGTTTGATTTGCACCAGATTGTAGATGGACTTAGAGAAGCTGAGCTGGAAGATTCCTTTATAGGGACAACTAAGCGAGGCATTGGACCTTgttactctagcaaggtaactCGAAATGGACTGCGAGTTTGTGATCTAAGGCACATGGACACTTTTGGGGATAAGCTTGATGTCTTATTGAAAGATGCTGCTTTGAGGTTTCAAGGCTTGAAGTACAGCAAAAGCATGTTCAAGGAAGAGGTTGAGAGGTACAAGAGGTTTGCAGAGCGCTTGGAGCCCTTCATTGCTGATACTGTGCATGTGTTAAATGAATCTATCcaacagaagaagaaaattctGGTTGAAGGTGGCCAAGCAACTATGCTGGATATTGATTTTGGAACTTATCCATTCGTGACTTCTTCTAGCCCTTCAGCTGGTGGAATATGCACCGGACTTGGGATTGCCCCAAGGGTAATTGGTGACCTGATTGGAGTG GTGAAAGCTTACACATCAAGAGTTGGATCTGGTCCTTTCCCAACTGAACTGTTTGGAGAGGAAGGGGATCTCCTTAGGAAGGCTGGAATGGAATTTGGAACGACAACGGGTCGCCCAAGGCGATGTGGCTGGCTTGACATTGTTGCACTTAAGTACTGCTGCCAAATCAATGGGTTTTCATCACTTAATCTGACCAAACTTGATGTTCTGTCTGGGTTGTCAGAAATTAAGTTTGGTGTTTCTTACAACCAAATTGATGGACAGAAGCTACAATCCTTCCCAGGGGATCTTGACAACCTGGAGCAAGTACAG GTTAAATATGAGGTGCTGCCTGGGTGGCAAAGTGACATTTCTTCTGTTCGAAGTTACAATGAACTTCCCCAAGCTGCCCGTCTCTATGTGGAGAGGATAGAAGAGCTTGTTGGTGTTCCAGTACACTACATTGGTGTTGGACCTAGGAGAGATGCTCTCATATACAAGTGA
- the LOC133911709 gene encoding dehydration-responsive element-binding protein 2E-like, producing the protein MESYGRKRAWKKGPTRGKGGPQNAACEYRGVRQRTWGKWVAEIREPNKRTRLWLGSFATAEEAALAYDEAARKLYGPDAFLNLPHLRASVSAAAAHQRLRWLPASARGAVAAVPAYGLLNLNAQHNVHVIHQRLQELKNISPAKPPPPPTHALELPTHPASSSPCSTVTTGVAASTALPPPMSCFQALEQAVATAAMTADTAPGERACAGADKPQLDLREFLQQIGVLKADEDGAAAKEGFHGEGEVAGAYGFGGNGEFDWDALAADLNDIAGGHSGAVGVNGAFQMDDLHEVDQFSCLPIPVWDV; encoded by the coding sequence ATGGAGAGCTACGGGCGGAAGCGGGCGTGGAAGAAGGGGCCGACGCGGGGGAAGGGAGGCCCGCAGAACGCGGCGTGCGAGTACCGCGGCGTGCGGCAGCGGACGTGGGGCAAGTGGGTCGCCGAGATCCGCGAGCCCAACAAGCGCACCCGCCTCTGGCTCGGCTCCTTCGCCACCGCCGAGGAAGCCGCGCTCGCCTACGACGAGGCCGCGCGCAAGCTCTACGGGCCCGACGCCTTCCTCAACCTGCCGCACCTCCGCGCCTCCGtgtcggccgccgccgcgcaccAGCGACTCAGGTGGCTCCCGGCCTCCGCCAGgggcgccgtcgccgccgtgccgGCGTATGGACTCCTCAACCTCAACGCGCAGCACAACGTCCACGTCATCCACCAGAGGCTGCAGGAGCTCAAGAACATCTCGCCCGccaagccaccgccgccgcccacgcACGCCCTCGAGCTCCCAACTcacccggcctcctcctctccttgctcCACCGTGACCACAGGCGTAGCTGCCTCAACAGCTCTGCCGCCGCCCATGTCATGCTTCCAGGCCCTGGAGCAGGCGGTGGCCACGGCCGCGATGACGGCCGACACCGCACCGGGCGAGCGCGCCTGCGCCGGCGCGGACAAGCCCCAGCTCGACCTCAGGGAATTCTTGCAGCAGATCGGCGTGCTCAAGGCCGACGAGGACGGCGCGGCCGCCAAGGAAGGCTTTCACGGGGAAGGCGAGGTGGCAGGCGCGTATGGCTTCGGTGGCAACGGCGAGTTCGACTGGGACGCGCTGGCTGCGGACCTGAACGACATAGCGGGAGGCCACAGCGGCGCGGTCGGCGTGAACGGGGCGTTTCAGATGGACGATCTGCATGAGGTCGACCAGTTCAGCTGCTTGCCCATCCCTGTCTGGGACGTGTAA